CCAGGTCTATTATTAGTCTTCATCATCCATCATATGCAATTTTTCTCGTTGCCCTGGATATTCAATTCTTTCGTGCATACTTCCAGTGAGAACGGGCATCATTGCGCTTTTTATAATCTCAAGATCTCTAAAGGTTAGGGGGCAATTGATTAGCTCCCCTCCTTTGATTCTACTTTCAATTATTGTATCCATAAGCGATTCAATGCGTTGTGGGTTGGGATTCTTCAAACTGCGCGAGGCTGCTTCAATCGCTTCGGCAATCATTAAAATACCAGTTTCCTTTGTATTTGGTCTGGGACCTGGATATCTGAAGTCTGCCTCGTTAATATCTGAATCGGTTTCTTTTGCCTTCTCTAGCGCTTGCTGATAAAAGTACTCGACTCTGGTTTTTCCATGGTGCATGGGGATAAAATCGGCCACAATAGAGGGTAATCGATTTTCATCTGCCAGTTTGATACCATCCTTAACATGTGCAACAATCACGGTCGCACTAAGTCTGGGTGAGAGTTTATCATGTTTGTTGGTACCCCGTAATTGGTTTTCAATAAAGTATTCAGGCTTTTCAGCTTTGCCAATATCATGATAGTAGGCGCCCACGCGTGCCAGCAATGAATTGGCTCCCACCGCTTCAGAAGCTGCAACAGCCAGATTGCCAACATCAATGCTATGCTTAAAAGTTCCTGGAGCCCTCATAGCCAACTTACTTAACAGCTTGTTGTTAAAATCCAGAAGTTCAAGCAAAGTTAAATTGGTGGTGATTTTGAAAACTCTCTCAATTAAAACCAGTAGTCCGTAGGAGAGCAGCGGAGATAATACGCCATTGGCAGTCGCAAAGACCATATGCTCCATCACAGATTCCCAATTGCTAAATTTGATCATTTCGAAAACTGCAATCACAGCAACATAACCTGAAGTGACAGCCAGAATACTCCACAATATCTGAGATCGTGATCTTAGTCGGCGTACCGTATAAATAGCCAGGGAAGAGACAAATAGGTTGGCCACAATAAATGGAATATTGTTGCTGAGGATAATACCTGTCAGTAGGGTCAGTGTCACCATAATGATAAAAGCTATTCTGCCATCAAATACGACGGTAAATATCATGGCAGCAATAGTCATTGGGACAAAAAACTCAGACCAGCCCAATTTATAGACAATCATGTGCGCCAGGGCGAGCGTCATAATAAAAACAATGCCCACCAGAGCGATGAGTTTTATATCGTTATAAATCTGGCTCCTATAGGTCTGTAGATATGCAAAAAAGAAAAAGAGTAAAAATGCTGAAAGCATAATTTTGCCCATAAAGGTGGTGACCTTGTTCGCTGCCGATTCACCGTACCCTTTGCGGATGTATTCCTTTTCCAATGAATTCAGTTTTTGTTTTATCGGGGGAGTTACCCGGGTATTGGCATCCACAATACGCTCGTTCTTGAAAACTTTCCCCACACTTATGGGCACCAGATTGCGAGCTTCGGAAATGCGATTGTCAGTAAGCTCAGCAGAATAGTTCAGGTTAGGAATCATTACAGCCTGGGCGATGTCCTCG
This portion of the Candidatus Neomarinimicrobiota bacterium genome encodes:
- a CDS encoding HDIG domain-containing protein, with amino-acid sequence MLPQSKKVVSDEKKYHLWLRISQITLIALLLVVTALFFPRGKMFQFNYDVDQITTETIIAPFDFDILKTNDALEIDRNARESTVQPVFIWDNTTRDKVNTAIDEMREQLALWYQAEKDLSAKKNYWSTITDSLAADSMVFELQEDSLHVLNFKLDLQNRGLKNLGTPRWSYFLEEGPSTRQLANSVKQALLPQYMLGIIGDLPTDIDVARITMIMRGKESSRNPKDFRNMEQSWESVQKVLSSNYFERNPSLQQLAEDIAQAVMIPNLNYSAELTDNRISEARNLVPISVGKVFKNERIVDANTRVTPPIKQKLNSLEKEYIRKGYGESAANKVTTFMGKIMLSAFLLFFFFAYLQTYRSQIYNDIKLIALVGIVFIMTLALAHMIVYKLGWSEFFVPMTIAAMIFTVVFDGRIAFIIMVTLTLLTGIILSNNIPFIVANLFVSSLAIYTVRRLRSRSQILWSILAVTSGYVAVIAVFEMIKFSNWESVMEHMVFATANGVLSPLLSYGLLVLIERVFKITTNLTLLELLDFNNKLLSKLAMRAPGTFKHSIDVGNLAVAASEAVGANSLLARVGAYYHDIGKAEKPEYFIENQLRGTNKHDKLSPRLSATVIVAHVKDGIKLADENRLPSIVADFIPMHHGKTRVEYFYQQALEKAKETDSDINEADFRYPGPRPNTKETGILMIAEAIEAASRSLKNPNPQRIESLMDTIIESRIKGGELINCPLTFRDLEIIKSAMMPVLTGSMHERIEYPGQREKLHMMDDED